From the genome of Candidatus Binatia bacterium:
TGCACACCGGGCACTGCCAGTTCCAGCAGCACGAGGTCTCCATCGCCGTCGAAGCGGAGGTCGACAGAACCGCTCGCCGCCCACTCGCCGGCGACGGTCAGCCTGCTCTTCGGCCCTTCCAACACGGCGGAAACCACGGAGAAGCGCCCGCGATCGACCCGCACGACGACGGGTTCGCGGGCGCTGACCCGATAGTCGCCCCGGTCGACGTTGAGTTCGCTAACCGCGATCGTGCCGGTCGCGGCGTCGAAAGCGATGCCGCGACCGCGGAGGTCGACGGAGCCGGCACTGCGCACGGACAGCGCACCACCGGCATCAAGCAACGGCCCGACTTCGAGATCGCGCCAGCGCAGCGCCAGATCCGACACCGCGGTCGCCGCGGCCGGAATCGCCACACGCAACGACACCGCACCGTCCAGGGCGCTGCCGTCGACCGTCCAGCCACCGCCGCGGGCGACGCCCCGCACGCGCACTTCCCCGAAAGCGTGCCGCCGGACGGCAACGTCCGTCGCCGTCAGTGTCACCTCTCCGTCCAGACGCTCCGGTGCACCGCTCAACTGCCCTTCGACGCGGACCCTCCCGTCCACGCCTTCCGCACCGGCGAAGATGCTGGCCAACCGCAGCGGATCCGAGTCGACACGCAGATCGATGCGCTCCAACCCGACGCCGCTCCCGGCGATCGTAAGCGCCTCGGCCGCCGTTCGTTCGGCGCGCAGCCGGCCCTCCCACGCCGGTAGTGTCCCGGCCGCAAGCAACCGGACACTTCGGAACGGCTCCGCACCGACCCGCAGCCAGCGGGCCTCGACGTCGGCCTCGCAGCGCGCGTCGGCCCATGACCCGGTGCAGCGCCCCCGCCCGCTCAGGGTGCCGCCGCCGACCGGCAACCGGGTTCCAGTGACGGCTTCGACGAGACGCACCGTGCCGTCGCTGTCGAGCTCGTCGAGCCGCAGCGACCAGTCGTTACGCTGCTCCGGTTGTAGCGCCACGGTACCCGCAAACACCCCGATCCCTGCCGGCGTTTCGACGATCGTCTCGCGGGTGATCAAGCCCTCGGCGCCGATGGCGAAGTCGCCGTTGACCCGCCGGATCGGCGCCCCCCCGAGCGTCAGGTTGCGCCCCGCAACCGTGCCCCCGAACCCAGGGCGATCGACGGTCCCCGAAAACACGGCGTCGCCGCGCAGTTGCCCCGACGGCGCCAGGGCCACCACCGCCAGCGGCAATAGCGGGGTGGCGACGGCAACATCGTCGAGGTCGACGCTGACCCCGCCGCCGAGCCGGTCGTGGACGAGCATGAGCTCCCCGCCGATTCGGTTACCGGCCTGGCGCACCGCGAGGCGCACGGCCAGGTCGTCTTTGAGCAGGCGCACACTCGCGTCCCACGCGGCCTCGGCGCCGCTTCCGGCACCCGCCAACGACCGCATCGCGCCGTTGCCGAAGACGGTGAAATCGGGCGGATCGAGCTGCCCACGCATACGCGTCGTCCCGTCCATCCGGACCCGGAGTGGTACCTCGACCCCCGTGGCGGCGAGGATGCCTTGCAGATCGAGGTCCTCGGCTTCGACGTCGACGCGAATCTGCACCTCCTTTTCGAGCAGCAAGTCGACGTCACCGTTCAGTTTGCCGGCGGGACCGACCATGCGCACTTCTTCGAAATGAAGGTTCACGTCGCGAAATCTCGCGCGCGCACTCAGGTCGCCGATCGGGCGGCCGGCGAGGGCGCCGTTCTCGATCACGAGGGTGGCATCGAGCACCGGCTGTGCGAGATCGCCCTCCAGCGCGCCCTCTACGGACGCGGTGCCTTCGATAAGGGCAAGCTCGTCGACGAGCACGCCGAGGATCCCCGGCCGGAACGTACCGCGTACGGCGACACGGCCGGCGGTCGCGGTTGGCGCGACGGTCGCCTCGATACCGTCGCCCA
Proteins encoded in this window:
- a CDS encoding translocation/assembly module TamB, coding for MKWTLRILLAAVVLAVALAVVLWRATPRLTATLQEQIEHALAAAAQAPATVGSLRLSLAPPGLDLRDVTVGPEGALLRLGGFRLEVAPVRSLLALRPVFDLRITDVAADLTALPPLPASETDAAPWLPPLRLDRGVVDGLHLRFPMDNGPGTLSVERIEASGETGWRAARVEGEVRVAEAHLQRRKYSARLHTVDAHGGVDDTGVFVRDGRVVGDGIEATVAPTATAGRVAVRGTFRPGILGVLVDELALIEGTASVEGALEGDLAQPVLDATLVIENGALAGRPIGDLSARARFRDVNLHFEEVRMVGPAGKLNGDVDLLLEKEVQIRVDVEAEDLDLQGILAATGVEVPLRVRMDGTTRMRGQLDPPDFTVFGNGAMRSLAGAGSGAEAAWDASVRLLKDDLAVRLAVRQAGNRIGGELMLVHDRLGGGVSVDLDDVAVATPLLPLAVVALAPSGQLRGDAVFSGTVDRPGFGGTVAGRNLTLGGAPIRRVNGDFAIGAEGLITRETIVETPAGIGVFAGTVALQPEQRNDWSLRLDELDSDGTVRLVEAVTGTRLPVGGGTLSGRGRCTGSWADARCEADVEARWLRVGAEPFRSVRLLAAGTLPAWEGRLRAERTAAEALTIAGSGVGLERIDLRVDSDPLRLASIFAGAEGVDGRVRVEGQLSGAPERLDGEVTLTATDVAVRRHAFGEVRVRGVARGGGWTVDGSALDGAVSLRVAIPAAATAVSDLALRWRDLEVGPLLDAGGALSVRSAGSVDLRGRGIAFDAATGTIAVSELNVDRGDYRVSAREPVVVRVDRGRFSVVSAVLEGPKSRLTVAGEWAASGSVDLRFDGDGDLVLLELAVPGVQSASGPFTVDARVRHQPGGVWDLAGEAQVRDGLVDAGLPVVLAGVDSTVVMRGAVIEVRELRGRAGSGSFAVDGTLDLDHGPALRWQVDDVAMTAPEWLEERFSGRGAVEGSWERILVRGGVDVDYVLYERDVEITDFLPWLKGQLAPPPAAKAPARVVALDLHIRAPDSIFVHNNYARAELEADLRVGGTVDAPSVTGVVQVVSGDVTVNKRVFTVTGGAVDFRDPTRINPVLNLSAETQILTKEGLYLVTATVTGTADQPRVQLGSDDPSLTQNDILSLVATGRTAKQAAQDKTGFSPASALAFVPTRGFQDFLSQTIGLDLFELDTGRVEDTGPVLPRVTVGKQLTEDLRVTASNTLVETLTRVTLDYRLGRRFSVYGTWESQSTSQAGAFGGGGTLRYNFRGSPFSLLRGLGNLDPPVDAP